In Lusitaniella coriacea LEGE 07157, the following are encoded in one genomic region:
- a CDS encoding inverse autotransporter beta domain-containing protein: PNTPIAQTPNTPTSTLPRITPRISAQFTTGPGTGYQSAFSSLQAFIPLSQTPGQNITFTQTHLNIATPSGQLGGNLLLGYRHHLPQPNLILGGYLSYDIRNTGNNTFHQLGSGLEILADPWEIHLNGYLPLGDTHQLSSETLTTQSTTLSNPRFLGNRLKLTQQTQTLRNRTYESALSGMDIEAGTQLIAWEGGNLKGFLGSYLYSGSNIPTFAGFRSRLVAHPTRNLNLGISLQTDTQFGTNLTFTLGASWGGSPSGERTPQQESLLTRLANPVLRQDNIAIQQQRQSDILIASSEIDALNPATGQPFFIRFVNLNGTAGSGTIESPLNSIIDALNGIPSDSNQIVYVIGTGSSTGFTIPSSVQVLSSGPVQTINTPFGTVQLPNSGSGNIPTINGTVTLNANSVLNGFNVVTGLSVAPGGGIILDGLSGNFEVKNSTITVTNPGASGISCSDITGVANLDISGTTINVNNTDGNGIRCTNVSGTVGISAPTQAATITTNNTQAGIFLQNNSGTVSLSDLNITANGGRILEATTTGNTTISNSTLASNNSASEGILIDGVSGTLGISNTGINLTMPTSNGISLNNITGGVNIAANTGSTISNAGAAGILLQNSATGSIALSNFQITNPTGEGVLGSNVNNLTLQSLNISDATDGVSLSNATGAISLENSQISNSTSRGFFLANTTGTVSSLNLTNNTLTNSNFDAVRIDLSGTAVVTNATFSGNTITGVTAADGDGIDIEAINNSSINATLNNNQISNAGNSGIELEVQNSSTFNSTLSNNTIDNSGGDGVVFLHNSDQNLTMTANNNTISNSGTAGTGIAGPVTPTFGGNGGFGIAVLTLNNGNLQLIIENNTVTNSQDSKIGIAANPSNVNPAFAGSSRIDTRIRMNQMTGTGGTNGAGFAMQTDSDSIACLQIENNTSPTTPGFFLARGGINNDLQIQGNPTQNAQTNVQNNNMGTATTFNVTVVAACP; the protein is encoded by the coding sequence CCCAACACCCCCATCGCCCAAACCCCCAACACTCCAACCTCAACCCTCCCCCGCATCACCCCCAGAATCAGCGCCCAATTCACCACCGGGCCCGGAACCGGATACCAAAGCGCCTTCAGCAGCCTTCAAGCCTTCATCCCCCTCAGCCAAACCCCCGGTCAAAACATCACCTTCACCCAAACCCACCTCAACATCGCCACCCCCAGCGGACAACTCGGCGGCAACCTTCTCCTCGGCTACCGCCACCACCTCCCCCAACCCAACCTTATCCTCGGAGGCTACCTCAGCTACGACATCCGCAACACCGGAAACAACACCTTCCACCAACTTGGAAGCGGACTCGAAATCCTCGCAGACCCCTGGGAAATCCACCTCAACGGCTACCTCCCCCTCGGCGACACCCACCAACTCTCCTCCGAAACCCTCACAACCCAAAGCACCACCCTCAGCAACCCCCGCTTCCTCGGCAACCGCCTCAAACTCACCCAACAAACCCAAACCCTGCGCAACCGCACCTACGAATCCGCCCTCTCCGGAATGGACATAGAAGCCGGAACCCAACTGATTGCCTGGGAAGGCGGCAACCTCAAAGGCTTCCTCGGCAGCTACCTCTACAGCGGCAGCAACATCCCCACCTTCGCCGGATTCCGCAGCCGCCTAGTTGCCCATCCCACCCGCAACCTCAACCTCGGCATCTCCCTGCAAACCGACACTCAATTCGGCACCAACCTCACCTTCACCCTCGGCGCATCCTGGGGCGGTTCCCCCAGTGGAGAAAGAACCCCCCAACAAGAATCCCTCCTCACCCGTCTCGCCAACCCCGTCCTTCGCCAAGACAACATCGCCATCCAACAGCAAAGGCAAAGCGACATCCTCATCGCCAGCAGCGAAATCGATGCCCTCAACCCCGCAACCGGACAGCCCTTCTTCATCCGCTTTGTCAACCTCAACGGAACTGCTGGCAGTGGAACAATTGAAAGCCCCCTCAACAGCATCATCGATGCCCTCAACGGCATCCCCAGCGACAGCAATCAAATCGTCTACGTCATTGGAACTGGAAGCAGTACCGGATTCACCATCCCCAGCAGCGTGCAAGTCCTCTCAAGCGGCCCCGTCCAAACAATCAACACCCCCTTTGGAACCGTCCAACTCCCCAACTCCGGAAGTGGGAACATCCCCACCATCAACGGAACTGTCACCCTCAACGCCAACAGCGTCCTCAACGGCTTCAACGTCGTTACGGGTCTTTCTGTTGCACCGGGAGGGGGAATCATCCTCGATGGGTTATCGGGGAACTTTGAGGTGAAAAATAGCACAATTACCGTCACTAACCCCGGTGCGAGTGGCATTTCCTGTAGCGATATTACCGGAGTTGCGAACCTCGATATTAGCGGTACGACGATTAATGTCAACAATACCGATGGCAATGGAATTCGCTGTACGAATGTCAGTGGAACGGTGGGAATTAGCGCCCCAACTCAAGCAGCGACGATTACGACGAATAATACTCAAGCAGGAATCTTTTTGCAGAACAATTCAGGGACGGTGAGTTTATCCGACCTCAACATCACTGCAAATGGAGGAAGAATTTTAGAAGCCACCACCACTGGAAATACAACAATCAGTAACAGCACATTAGCGAGTAATAATTCAGCGAGTGAAGGAATCTTAATTGATGGGGTGAGTGGCACGTTGGGAATTAGCAATACGGGAATTAATCTGACAATGCCCACGAGTAATGGAATTTCTCTGAACAATATTACGGGAGGAGTGAATATTGCTGCTAATACGGGGAGTACGATTAGTAATGCTGGTGCTGCGGGAATTCTATTACAAAATTCTGCAACGGGAAGCATTGCCCTGTCGAATTTCCAAATTACAAATCCGACGGGAGAGGGGGTGTTGGGGAGTAATGTGAATAATTTGACGCTGCAATCTCTCAATATTAGCGATGCGACGGATGGGGTGAGTTTGAGCAATGCAACGGGAGCAATTAGTTTGGAGAATAGTCAGATTAGTAATTCAACGAGTCGGGGGTTCTTTTTGGCGAATACGACGGGGACGGTGAGTAGTTTGAATCTGACGAATAATACGCTGACGAATTCTAATTTTGATGCGGTGCGCATTGATTTGTCGGGAACGGCTGTGGTGACTAACGCCACATTTTCGGGGAATACAATCACTGGGGTGACGGCAGCAGATGGGGATGGGATTGATATTGAGGCGATTAACAATAGCAGTATCAATGCAACCCTGAATAATAATCAGATTAGCAATGCAGGGAATTCGGGGATTGAGTTGGAGGTGCAGAATAGTTCAACATTCAATAGTACTTTGAGCAACAATACGATTGATAATTCTGGGGGGGATGGGGTTGTGTTTTTGCACAACAGCGACCAGAACCTCACGATGACGGCGAACAACAATACGATTAGTAATAGTGGAACTGCGGGAACGGGGATTGCTGGACCGGTAACTCCAACTTTTGGTGGAAATGGGGGTTTTGGGATTGCGGTGTTAACGTTAAATAACGGAAATCTTCAGTTAATTATTGAGAATAATACAGTTACTAATAGTCAGGATTCTAAGATTGGTATTGCTGCTAATCCGAGTAATGTGAATCCTGCTTTTGCGGGGAGTTCGAGAATTGATACAAGGATTCGCATGAATCAGATGACGGGGACTGGAGGGACAAATGGTGCGGGTTTTGCAATGCAAACTGATAGTGATTCAATAGCTTGCTTGCAAATTGAAAATAATACAAGTCCAACAACTCCCGGCTTTTTTCTTGCAAGAGGAGGGATAAATAATGATTTACAAATCCAGGGAAATCCCACACAAAATGCACAAACTAATGTACAGAATAATAATATGGGGACGGCGACAACATTTAATGTTACGGTTGTTGCAGCGTGTCCGTAA
- a CDS encoding YybH family protein: MKPSTRKVVLGFTLSPPKLVSLQPKAFLASCSADNTHQPKIQFFKTMTDKNDRAQILAANEAFYRAFEQKDLKAMSLLWSQGTGSICIHPGRKALCGWQQIRTTWEKIFRSTESIEIDTEIINVEIGQQIAYILLLESVLQVSRGRKFKAQSMATNIFAKMAQKWYLVHHHGSPIMK, from the coding sequence GTGAAACCCAGCACGCGCAAAGTTGTGTTGGGTTTTACCCTTTCTCCACCAAAACTTGTCTCTCTGCAACCCAAAGCTTTTTTAGCATCATGCAGTGCGGATAATACCCACCAACCAAAAATACAATTCTTCAAAACCATGACCGATAAAAACGATCGCGCCCAAATTCTCGCAGCTAACGAAGCCTTCTATCGTGCCTTTGAGCAAAAAGACTTAAAAGCCATGAGCTTACTTTGGTCCCAAGGAACAGGAAGTATCTGCATTCATCCCGGACGAAAAGCGCTATGCGGTTGGCAACAAATTCGCACCACCTGGGAAAAAATTTTTCGCAGCACCGAATCCATCGAAATTGACACCGAAATCATCAATGTTGAGATTGGTCAGCAAATTGCCTATATTCTACTCCTAGAGAGCGTACTTCAAGTGAGTCGCGGGAGAAAGTTTAAAGCACAGTCAATGGCAACCAATATCTTCGCAAAAATGGCCCAAAAATGGTATCTAGTTCATCATCACGGCAGCCCCATTATGAAGTAG
- a CDS encoding late competence development ComFB family protein produces MKTEHSFNQHRLDRSNQTRFQVGRKMTSANYPKTYRNVMEVLVVKEVERQLKQLPANLARYIEPSQVITFALNHLPPLYASSEEGWQQQCHRAEQDLQEKIQTVVRQSFAAIQRDPLRSSTPLPPPEGTEERIAHNALNALQELLLQGDLTWNTMVETVRQTLVQAMEGELTQAQTEKITRRQRKRDRYRGL; encoded by the coding sequence ATGAAAACCGAACACTCATTCAACCAACATCGATTGGATCGCTCAAATCAAACGCGCTTCCAGGTGGGTCGGAAAATGACATCAGCAAATTATCCCAAAACCTATCGCAATGTGATGGAAGTTTTGGTGGTCAAAGAAGTCGAACGACAGCTCAAACAATTACCAGCTAACCTCGCTCGTTATATTGAGCCTTCGCAAGTCATTACCTTTGCTCTCAACCACCTACCGCCACTCTACGCCTCCAGCGAAGAAGGTTGGCAGCAACAGTGTCACCGCGCCGAACAAGACCTCCAAGAAAAAATTCAAACAGTCGTTCGTCAAAGCTTCGCTGCCATACAACGAGATCCCCTCCGGAGTTCCACACCCCTTCCTCCCCCGGAAGGCACCGAAGAGCGCATCGCTCACAACGCCCTTAACGCGCTTCAAGAACTCTTACTCCAAGGCGATCTCACTTGGAATACGATGGTCGAAACCGTCCGACAAACCCTCGTTCAGGCAATGGAAGGGGAGTTAACGCAAGCGCAAACTGAAAAGATTACACGACGACAGCGAAAACGCGATCGTTACCGAGGACTCTGA
- a CDS encoding RNA-guided endonuclease InsQ/TnpB family protein has translation MLRKALKVRLYPTLEQQVILSQHFGCARWWWNYALNQSIETYKETGKSLGQSALNAFLPKLKKAEETRWLSQCYSQVLQATTLNLTTAYKNFFAGRARFPRYKSKHGKQSIQYPQNVKVVEGFVLFPGKVGKIKAKLHRNIEGAIKTVTVSLEPSGKYFASILTEAEGENPTASTEGRVIGIDLGLTHFAIMSDGTKVSKYNNPKHLAKHEKNLKRKQQKLAKKQKGSNSRNKARKTVAKVYERVTQSRQDFLHKLSRKLVNENQVVVVENLNVKGMVRNPNLAKAISDVGWGTFTNFLAYKLEKKGGKLVEIDRWFPSSKLCSNCYYQSDKLPLDVREWTCLHCGTRHDRDGNAATNIRGEGIRLLQTDGTAVSANGGEVRPTLGRKSVLRHSPMKLEA, from the coding sequence ATGCTACGCAAAGCCCTCAAGGTTCGACTTTACCCCACATTAGAGCAACAAGTCATATTATCTCAGCACTTTGGTTGTGCTAGATGGTGGTGGAACTACGCTCTCAATCAGTCAATTGAGACTTATAAAGAAACGGGTAAAAGCCTGGGTCAGTCAGCACTTAATGCTTTTTTGCCAAAACTTAAAAAAGCAGAAGAAACTAGATGGTTGTCTCAATGCTATAGCCAAGTATTGCAAGCAACGACACTTAATCTAACAACAGCCTACAAAAACTTTTTTGCAGGACGCGCTAGATTCCCTCGCTATAAATCTAAACATGGCAAGCAATCAATTCAGTACCCTCAGAACGTCAAGGTAGTTGAAGGGTTTGTCCTGTTTCCTGGCAAAGTTGGCAAAATCAAAGCCAAACTGCACAGGAATATCGAGGGAGCAATCAAAACCGTAACGGTCAGTTTAGAGCCATCCGGGAAATATTTTGCATCAATACTAACCGAGGCTGAGGGTGAAAATCCAACAGCTTCAACCGAAGGTAGAGTCATTGGGATTGATTTAGGATTGACTCATTTTGCGATTATGAGTGATGGCACTAAAGTCTCTAAATACAATAATCCCAAGCACCTAGCCAAACATGAAAAAAACCTCAAACGCAAGCAACAGAAGCTAGCCAAAAAGCAAAAAGGGAGTAATTCAAGGAACAAAGCGAGAAAGACCGTAGCTAAAGTGTACGAGCGGGTAACTCAATCCCGTCAGGATTTTCTGCATAAGTTGTCAAGAAAACTCGTTAACGAAAACCAAGTTGTCGTAGTGGAAAATCTTAATGTCAAAGGCATGGTACGCAACCCCAATTTAGCTAAAGCGATATCTGACGTTGGATGGGGAACTTTTACTAATTTCTTAGCTTACAAGCTAGAGAAAAAGGGCGGCAAGCTGGTAGAGATTGACCGATGGTTCCCTAGTTCTAAGCTCTGTTCTAATTGCTATTACCAGAGCGATAAGTTGCCACTTGATGTTAGAGAATGGACTTGTCTTCACTGTGGCACTCGTCACGACCGGGATGGTAATGCAGCAACAAATATTAGGGGAGAAGGTATCAGATTGCTACAGACGGATGGAACAGCCGTTTCTGCTAACGGAGGGGAAGTCAGACCAACGTTGGGACGCAAGTCCGTTCTGAGGCATTCCCCTATGAAGTTAGAAGCCTAA
- a CDS encoding DUF3172 domain-containing protein — translation MKRRPKSSYDRSYDYERPPSPKQTSPRSFFNFSLNYATLALLGGILIAGIGIGIAFNTTASFSTENVASREIIDRSAPNAELCQQYGASAIVTDMKVYVTLNPFKVFVTKPVMQPGCVLRQNNWAILEQQKLVSHQQVSECKNRMNTFGFTGSLESSSPEITCIYPNDDAGNHFVNKPGTAIPRTGPDNF, via the coding sequence ATGAAACGCAGACCTAAATCTTCCTACGACCGTTCCTACGACTACGAGCGCCCTCCTAGCCCGAAACAGACTTCCCCGCGATCGTTCTTCAATTTCAGTTTGAATTACGCAACCTTGGCGTTGTTAGGGGGAATTTTGATTGCGGGAATTGGGATTGGCATTGCTTTTAATACGACTGCAAGTTTTAGTACTGAAAATGTTGCTTCTCGCGAGATCATCGACCGCAGCGCGCCGAACGCAGAATTATGTCAGCAGTATGGTGCGAGCGCGATTGTAACGGATATGAAAGTTTATGTGACGCTTAATCCCTTCAAAGTTTTTGTGACAAAACCCGTCATGCAACCGGGTTGCGTTCTGCGTCAAAATAACTGGGCAATTTTGGAACAACAGAAATTAGTGAGTCACCAGCAGGTGAGCGAGTGCAAAAACCGCATGAATACATTTGGGTTTACAGGCAGTTTGGAAAGCTCGTCGCCGGAGATTACTTGTATCTATCCCAACGACGATGCGGGCAATCACTTCGTCAATAAACCGGGAACGGCGATACCCAGAACTGGCCCGGACAACTTCTAA